A region from the Cellvibrio sp. PSBB006 genome encodes:
- a CDS encoding cellulose binding domain-containing protein, which translates to MSRITASAITPRRRGRLARSLYLLGLSLASAAFSTQVYAACQYVVTNQWSTGFTAAIRITNTGTSAINGWSVNWQYSGDNRLTSNWNANYTGTNPYSASNLNWNANIQPNQTVEIGFQGSKGAAAAEVPTVTGSACGGSTSSAASSSAPASSSAPASSAPSSTASSSSVPNGNGVFFSEGFENGTVGAGPSGWSTFIGWIFNGNNNNQSSGNYALIDNSKSYNGSNSIHFRGGQNPAQIVRALPAGTQRLHMRAYVNLSKVLGNDPGDNHEHIMGIKRTQNADDEIRVGQIKGVLGTNHVPSDNIAPKMSQWNSGPQLSPNVWYCVETAYYADTAYDELRMWVNGSLVHSVTSANDWNNGTLPANWLSDKFNYAMFGFHSFSGNTADVWMDDIVLSTEPIGCGTTLPTSSSSASSVASSVVPSSSSVASSVVSSVASSVASSIAVSSSSAANSSVASSANSSTNTNAAWDLDTEASYLNFVTTKNTHNVEVHSFGSLSGFISTGGVATVTIELDSVNTGIDIRNQRMRDLLFETASYPTATITVDVPATLLSSLSAGQTTQTDISASVNLHGVSTTVTTRVSVQRLSNSRVLVQSMAPVLPRAADFDLTDGVEALRSIANLTSISAAVPVDFALVFDAR; encoded by the coding sequence GGTACCAGTGCAATTAACGGCTGGAGCGTGAATTGGCAATACAGCGGTGACAACCGCTTGACCAGTAACTGGAATGCCAACTACACCGGTACTAATCCCTATTCCGCGTCCAATTTAAACTGGAATGCCAACATTCAACCGAATCAAACGGTTGAGATTGGTTTCCAGGGAAGCAAAGGCGCAGCAGCGGCGGAAGTTCCTACAGTGACCGGTAGTGCGTGTGGCGGCAGCACCTCTTCTGCGGCCAGCTCATCTGCACCGGCAAGTTCATCCGCGCCGGCCAGCTCTGCACCCTCTTCAACGGCAAGCAGTTCATCTGTTCCCAACGGCAACGGCGTTTTCTTCAGTGAAGGCTTTGAAAACGGTACTGTCGGTGCCGGCCCGAGCGGTTGGAGTACCTTTATTGGTTGGATATTTAACGGCAATAACAACAACCAAAGTTCAGGCAACTATGCACTGATCGATAACAGCAAATCTTACAACGGGAGCAATTCCATTCACTTCCGCGGCGGTCAAAATCCGGCGCAAATTGTTCGCGCGTTGCCTGCTGGTACACAACGTTTGCACATGCGTGCTTATGTCAACCTCAGCAAAGTATTGGGTAATGATCCCGGCGATAACCATGAACACATTATGGGAATCAAAAGAACCCAGAATGCCGATGACGAAATTCGCGTGGGCCAAATTAAAGGTGTGCTAGGCACCAACCACGTACCCAGCGATAACATCGCGCCGAAAATGTCGCAATGGAATAGCGGCCCGCAATTATCTCCCAATGTGTGGTACTGCGTAGAAACAGCTTATTACGCTGACACCGCTTACGACGAGTTGCGCATGTGGGTGAATGGCAGCCTGGTCCATTCAGTTACGTCTGCCAACGATTGGAATAACGGAACCCTGCCAGCCAATTGGCTGAGCGATAAATTTAACTACGCGATGTTCGGTTTCCACAGTTTCAGTGGCAATACTGCTGATGTCTGGATGGACGATATCGTGTTGTCTACCGAGCCCATTGGTTGCGGTACAACACTCCCCACCAGTTCCAGCAGCGCAAGTTCTGTTGCATCCAGTGTTGTTCCATCATCCAGTTCAGTGGCTTCTTCTGTTGTTTCTTCCGTTGCATCAAGTGTTGCTTCCAGCATTGCCGTGAGCTCATCGAGTGCAGCAAACAGCAGCGTGGCAAGCTCTGCAAATTCCTCGACCAACACCAATGCGGCCTGGGACCTGGATACCGAAGCGTCTTACCTGAACTTCGTAACCACCAAAAATACCCATAACGTAGAAGTGCATAGCTTCGGCTCACTGAGTGGCTTTATCAGCACTGGTGGTGTAGCTACGGTGACCATTGAACTGGACAGCGTCAACACCGGTATTGACATACGCAACCAGCGGATGCGCGACCTGTTGTTTGAAACAGCCAGTTACCCCACAGCAACAATCACGGTTGACGTACCAGCCACCTTGCTGAGCTCCCTGTCTGCCGGACAAACCACGCAAACAGACATCAGTGCCAGCGTTAATCTGCACGGCGTAAGCACAACCGTTACGACACGCGTGTCGGTACAGCGTCTGTCGAACTCGCGTGTTCTGGTGCAAAGCATGGCGCCGGTGCTACCGCGCGCGGCAGATTTCGATCTGACCGACGGTGTGGAAGCCTTGCGTTCCATTGCCAACCTGACATCTATCAGCGCGGCAGTACCTGTGGACTTCGCGCTTGTATTTGATGCGCGCTAA
- a CDS encoding DUF1592 domain-containing protein, giving the protein MKKLLKLSMLSPLGLALGLAASGSAVAQSVCTPTYTTVNNWGSGAQIALSVTNNGPAVDGWEVCWTFNGGETIANLWNGNVTTTGSNVCVTDAGYNANVAANGSASFGFNINNPSTQAPTNFTFNGASCGGNNTSSSVASSSVSSVASSNASSSAPATAARWLLDTTKSSFHFVTVKNISNAEAHTFTQMQGTVANTGSATLTIPLASVSTGFDIRNTRMQNLLFESSYLPSLHFTTQLNLSTLDSMAVGDIATQTLSGNLVLHAVSKAITFDATIVKHSSTSISVSPRKPIVVNSVDFEMNAGVEALRVIANLTAIGEKTPVYFKMFLTRDNPTNIAAITLPSAPATPVGLTGNISQGSGDTSLVWSDISSNETGFLIRRKGADGRWTTQSNLPANSSMFEENLLSSFGSYDYKVISYRDSIPSTASAPVTVVYSDTNGSSSSTGNSSSAGNSSSTGNSSSAGNSSSAGNSSSTGGWVGDVTRGEGLWTSQSCIACHGVDGEKNADGSPAYAPLNPNRSVYRHSQDNQDRTLGEFIELWMPQGNPGACTGQCAADLEAYILTWRRPADGIPDNPVSNFTCPNTGSAYGQRTLRLLTKKEYQRSVRDLVGYTQDVISRLPDDFIAGAFENNNTLIVDKNRYTSYISTAERIAEDVATRWNNVLSCSPSASCATTLVDTLGPRIFRRPLSSDERTAYLAVAQGTADGRTAAEGMEIALAAMLSSPQFLYRSEVGDASGGVYKLNGYEMATYISYTFTGTTPSQSLMAAAGNGELNTAAGVRQHTAALLNSTDTNALLGDFVNRWLGTNQLEIKEKVGVTDFATVANDMKRELGKNFAHAMLDSSSTFASLYNPSYTHVNQRLANLYGMSYSGNGADADGFVRASTGERGGILISGAFLSRYATDQDANLVTRAVAVRRRMMCQDIPEPPSGVSLDREALAQRDKEFFEDPHTTQRMIFDRITSGTSCSNCHGEIINPLGGSMENYDALGRVRATDLKGNEINAVGTFFSPFPQLQFLNDPDRVLHEPAITFDGGKDLARTIVEDPMVAGLAQSCLATQFVSYSSGIHSIFLIDSTRDVGYPRISKAEENAYRCDINNLTNVLTTNGPRAMLEEIPALDSVMYRQEWAR; this is encoded by the coding sequence ATGAAAAAATTACTTAAACTCTCGATGCTCTCCCCACTTGGCTTGGCCCTTGGCCTGGCTGCTTCCGGCAGTGCTGTTGCACAAAGTGTTTGTACACCTACCTACACCACAGTGAACAACTGGGGAAGCGGTGCACAAATTGCCTTGTCAGTAACCAACAATGGCCCGGCTGTGGATGGTTGGGAAGTGTGCTGGACCTTTAACGGCGGTGAAACCATTGCCAATTTGTGGAATGGTAATGTCACCACAACCGGCAGCAATGTATGCGTCACAGATGCAGGCTACAACGCCAATGTCGCCGCCAACGGTTCTGCAAGTTTCGGATTTAATATCAACAATCCGAGCACACAAGCGCCGACGAACTTCACTTTCAACGGTGCAAGTTGCGGTGGTAACAATACATCCAGCAGCGTAGCTTCAAGCAGTGTCAGCAGCGTGGCTTCCAGCAACGCAAGCAGCAGTGCTCCGGCAACAGCGGCACGCTGGTTACTGGACACCACCAAATCCAGCTTCCATTTTGTGACGGTAAAAAACATCAGCAATGCGGAAGCCCATACCTTTACGCAAATGCAGGGAACGGTAGCGAATACCGGAAGTGCAACACTGACTATTCCTCTGGCCAGCGTCTCCACCGGTTTTGATATTCGCAACACGCGGATGCAAAACCTGTTGTTTGAATCAAGTTATCTGCCCAGCCTGCACTTCACCACGCAATTGAATCTCAGCACCCTGGATTCAATGGCCGTAGGTGATATTGCAACGCAAACCTTGAGCGGTAATTTGGTACTGCATGCGGTGAGCAAAGCCATCACCTTCGATGCCACCATCGTCAAGCACAGCAGCACCAGCATCAGCGTGTCACCACGGAAACCCATCGTGGTGAACAGTGTTGATTTTGAGATGAATGCTGGCGTGGAAGCCTTGCGTGTCATTGCCAACTTGACTGCAATCGGTGAAAAAACACCGGTGTACTTCAAGATGTTCCTGACCCGCGACAACCCCACCAACATTGCTGCAATCACATTGCCCAGCGCACCGGCAACACCGGTTGGTCTGACGGGCAATATCAGCCAGGGTAGTGGCGATACTTCACTGGTCTGGTCGGATATCAGCAGCAACGAAACCGGCTTCCTGATTCGCCGTAAAGGTGCGGATGGCCGCTGGACGACGCAAAGCAATTTGCCGGCGAATTCGTCGATGTTTGAAGAAAACCTGTTGTCTTCTTTCGGCAGCTACGACTACAAAGTCATTAGCTATCGCGACAGTATTCCTTCAACAGCCAGTGCACCGGTCACTGTGGTTTATTCCGACACCAACGGCTCCAGTTCCAGCACCGGTAATTCATCCAGTGCAGGCAACTCGTCCAGCACCGGTAATTCTTCCAGTGCCGGTAACTCATCCAGCGCCGGCAATTCCAGCAGCACCGGTGGTTGGGTTGGTGATGTCACGCGCGGTGAAGGTTTGTGGACCTCACAAAGCTGTATCGCCTGTCACGGTGTTGATGGCGAGAAGAACGCCGATGGTTCACCGGCTTACGCGCCTTTGAACCCGAACCGTTCTGTCTATCGTCACAGCCAGGATAACCAGGATCGCACCCTCGGCGAGTTTATCGAGCTGTGGATGCCACAAGGTAATCCGGGCGCGTGTACCGGCCAATGTGCGGCGGATCTGGAAGCTTACATCCTCACCTGGCGCAGACCGGCTGATGGTATTCCGGATAACCCGGTGTCCAACTTCACCTGTCCGAATACTGGCTCAGCTTACGGCCAACGTACCCTGCGTCTGTTGACCAAGAAAGAGTACCAACGCTCAGTGCGCGACCTGGTCGGCTACACTCAGGATGTGATTTCACGTCTGCCCGACGACTTTATCGCCGGTGCCTTCGAGAACAACAACACCCTGATTGTCGACAAGAACCGCTACACCAGTTACATCTCCACCGCTGAACGTATTGCGGAAGACGTAGCAACCCGTTGGAACAATGTGTTGTCCTGTTCGCCCAGTGCAAGTTGTGCAACCACACTGGTTGACACACTTGGGCCACGCATCTTCCGTCGCCCCTTAAGCAGTGATGAGCGCACGGCTTACCTGGCCGTTGCCCAAGGCACAGCAGACGGACGCACAGCCGCAGAAGGTATGGAAATCGCCCTGGCGGCCATGTTGTCCTCCCCGCAATTCCTGTATCGCTCGGAAGTGGGTGATGCCAGCGGTGGCGTGTACAAGCTGAATGGTTATGAAATGGCAACCTACATCAGCTACACCTTCACCGGCACGACGCCCAGCCAATCGCTGATGGCTGCTGCCGGTAATGGTGAACTCAACACGGCTGCCGGTGTACGTCAACACACCGCTGCTCTGCTGAACTCTACTGACACCAATGCCCTGCTCGGTGACTTCGTCAACCGTTGGTTGGGTACGAATCAGTTGGAGATCAAAGAGAAAGTCGGCGTTACTGACTTCGCCACGGTTGCGAATGATATGAAGAGAGAGCTGGGCAAAAACTTTGCACATGCCATGTTGGATAGCAGCTCAACCTTCGCATCGCTCTACAACCCGAGCTACACCCACGTTAACCAGCGTCTGGCCAACCTTTACGGTATGTCTTACTCCGGTAATGGTGCGGATGCTGACGGCTTTGTCAGAGCGAGCACGGGTGAGCGCGGCGGTATCCTGATCTCCGGTGCCTTCCTCTCACGTTACGCCACCGATCAGGACGCCAACCTGGTAACCCGTGCTGTGGCCGTGCGTCGCCGTATGATGTGTCAGGACATTCCTGAGCCACCCTCAGGTGTGAGCCTTGACCGCGAAGCCCTGGCCCAGCGTGACAAAGAGTTCTTTGAAGACCCGCACACCACACAACGTATGATCTTCGACCGTATTACCTCCGGTACCAGTTGTTCCAACTGTCACGGCGAAATCATCAACCCGCTGGGCGGCTCCATGGAGAACTACGATGCACTCGGTCGCGTTCGCGCTACTGACCTGAAAGGCAACGAAATCAATGCGGTGGGTACGTTCTTCTCGCCCTTCCCGCAGTTGCAGTTCCTCAACGATCCGGATCGCGTGCTTCACGAACCCGCTATTACGTTTGACGGCGGTAAAGATCTCGCACGCACCATTGTTGAAGACCCGATGGTCGCCGGTCTTGCGCAAAGCTGTCTGGCAACGCAATTCGTAAGCTACAGCTCAGGTATCCATTCGATCTTCCTGATTGATTCAACAAGGGATGTCGGTTATCCACGCATCAGCAAAGCGGAAGAAAACGCTTACCGTTGCGATATCAATAACCTGACTAACGTACTGACCACCAATGGTCCACGCGCCATGCTCGAAGAAATTCCGGCGCTGGATTCTGTGATGTACCGGCAGGAGTGGGCGCGCTAA
- a CDS encoding DUF1552 domain-containing protein: MRYKDCFDKERRDFLRVVSHAGISAGLIRASSVLAGVMLARTAEAQSGTPTKHCLVFNGGGCHPNRWFPSGGTLPVQSAPLQTHYSRIAMLRNASLSGAGHGVMFHRFNNGSWGEDSFDVNLGRTIGANYPVKYLNVGTTAESALSREGSTGKPIITSPQAALDVLFAGGSGGGSGGSTAPRQSVVDLHYAAVNSLRTKLGQHEKDKLDSHFTAIREIEEAIDTSGENPGGTCPQPGNTSVTGFDATAKLHADIVTLALSCNLSASVSIAFGTDAHTHFLDVLGRESHQSHHNQGNMPAAYTEDIVYMQGLTKYLLDKMGERGLFSSTIITQVSDMGDADSHGNSNVPMLVAGAGISGGRVLDIGGRTQSELYQTLGLKLRADQSPNGGSFRNWASSTISGL; this comes from the coding sequence ATGCGATATAAAGATTGCTTCGACAAAGAACGCAGAGATTTCCTCAGGGTTGTCTCGCATGCCGGTATATCGGCAGGATTGATCAGGGCGTCCAGCGTACTGGCCGGTGTGATGCTGGCGCGCACCGCTGAAGCGCAATCCGGTACACCCACCAAGCACTGCCTGGTGTTCAACGGCGGCGGCTGCCATCCAAACCGGTGGTTCCCATCCGGCGGCACCCTGCCGGTCCAATCTGCACCGCTGCAAACACATTACAGCCGTATCGCCATGTTGCGCAACGCTTCCTTGAGCGGTGCTGGCCACGGCGTGATGTTCCACCGTTTCAACAACGGCAGCTGGGGTGAGGACAGTTTTGATGTAAACCTGGGCCGTACCATCGGTGCAAACTATCCCGTGAAATACCTGAACGTGGGCACCACCGCAGAATCCGCGCTGAGCCGCGAGGGTTCCACCGGCAAGCCCATCATCACCAGCCCACAGGCCGCATTGGATGTGCTTTTTGCGGGTGGTAGCGGCGGCGGTAGTGGCGGCTCAACAGCACCACGCCAATCTGTGGTGGATCTGCACTATGCTGCCGTCAACAGCTTGCGCACCAAACTCGGCCAACATGAAAAGGACAAGCTGGACAGTCACTTCACTGCGATTCGTGAAATTGAAGAGGCTATCGACACCAGCGGCGAAAATCCCGGCGGCACTTGCCCGCAACCGGGCAACACTTCCGTTACCGGTTTTGATGCGACGGCCAAGTTACACGCAGACATCGTTACCCTCGCATTGAGCTGTAACTTGTCGGCTTCTGTGTCCATCGCCTTCGGTACCGACGCGCACACCCACTTCCTCGACGTACTGGGTCGCGAGTCGCACCAATCGCATCACAACCAGGGCAACATGCCTGCCGCTTACACGGAAGATATTGTTTACATGCAGGGTTTGACCAAGTACTTGCTGGATAAAATGGGTGAAAGAGGCTTGTTCAGCTCGACCATTATCACCCAGGTTTCCGACATGGGTGACGCCGACTCACACGGCAACAGCAACGTGCCGATGTTAGTCGCCGGCGCTGGCATCAGCGGTGGTCGCGTGCTTGATATTGGCGGCAGAACCCAGTCCGAGTTGTATCAGACTCTCGGCCTGAAGCTGCGTGCAGATCAAAGCCCTAACGGCGGTTCCTTCCGCAACTGGGCAAGCTCAACCATCTCCGGGTTGTAA